A section of the Echeneis naucrates chromosome 12, fEcheNa1.1, whole genome shotgun sequence genome encodes:
- the LOC115051806 gene encoding lysozyme C: MKSLVFFVFVALASARHYERCEWARILKSNGMDDYQRISLADWVCLTTHESSLNTRAINHNSDGSTDYGIFQINSRWWCDNGKRTANGCNISCNELLSDNVRVAIDCAKRVVRDPRGIRAWVAWENRCEGRDLSQYLRGCNV; encoded by the exons ATGAAGAGCCTGGTATTCTTCGTCTTTGTGGCTTTAGCCAGTGCTAGACACTACGAACGGTGCGAATGGGCCCGAATCCTAAAGAGCAATGGGATGGATGACTACCAGCGAATCAGCCTAGCTGACT GGGTCTGCCTTACTACACATGAATCAAGCTTAAACACCAGAGCAATTAACCACAACTCAGATGGCTCCACTGACTATGGTATATTCCAGATCAACAGCCGCTGGTGGTGTGACAATGGAAAACGCACTGCAAATGGATGCAACATCAGTTGTAATG AACTTCTGAGTGATAATGTCAGAGTGGCAATCGATTGTGCCAAACGTGTTGTTAGGGACCCACGAGGCATCAGAGCCTG ggtggCCTGGGAGAATCGTTGTGAAGGCCGGGACCTGAGCCAATATCTTCGAGGATGTAATGTGTAA